A region of the Stutzerimonas stutzeri genome:
CTGGATCTGCTCGAGCAGGTTGTGTACGCGGTCCATGTCGGTCCTGATGCGGCTTGCCAAAGGGGTGGCCTATCCTACTGGGGGCGCTGCGGAGCGGCCACAGGTATCTAAATTTGCGGTAAATGTTGTTTTTATTACTACATTGAACTTGAATAACAGGGCATCGCCGTGTATTCATAGTGCAGTTTTAGTAGAAGAACAAACATCATGACGCCATTATCTGTCGAACCCTGCACCCTGGCGCTGTTCGGCGCCCTTGGTGATCTGGCCCTGCGCAAGCTGTTTCCCGCGCTCTATCAGCTTGATCGCGCCGGCCTGCTGCCAACCGAAACGCGCCTGCTCGCGCTGGCTCGTGAGAGCGGCGAGGCGGCGAGCCATCTGGCGATGATCGAAGAACATCTGCGTCGCCACGTCGGCGAGCGCGACCTCGATGAAGCCGTGCTGCAGCGCTTCATGGCGCGCCTTGACTACCTGAGCATGGATTTCCGCCGCGCCGAGGATTTCGCTGCGCTGGCGGACAAGGCCGGCAACGCGGAAAGCATCGTCGCCTTCTTCGCCACCCCGGCATCTGTCTACGGTGCGATCTGCGCCGGGCTGGCCGAGGCCGGGCTGGCCGAGCGCACCCGCGTGGTGCTGGAAAAGCCCATCGGCCATGACCTGGAATCTTCCCGCGAAGTGAACGACGCGGTGGCGCGCTTCTTCCCGGAAGACCGCACCTACCGCATCGATCATTACCTGGGCAAGGACACGGTGCAGAACCTGATCGCCCTGCGCTTTGCCAACAGCCTGTTCGAAACCCAGTGGAACCAGAACCACATCTCCCACGTGGAGATCACCGTTGCCGAAACCGTCGGTATCGAAGGCCGCTGGGGCTACTTCGACCAGGCCGGCCAGTTGCGCGACATGATTCAGAATCACCTGCTGCAGTTGCTCTGCCTGATCGCCATGGACCCGCCCAGCGACCTCTCGGCCGACAGCATCCGCGACGAGAAGGTCAAGGTGCTCAAGGCGCTGGCGCCCATCGCGCCGGAGCATCTTGGTCAGCAGCTAGTGCGCGGCCAGTACGTCGCCGGCAGCATCCTTGGCCGCCACGTGCCGGGCTATCTGGAGGAAGAAAACTCCAACACCCAGAGCGACACCGAAACCTTCGTCGCGCTGCGGGCGGAAATCTGCAATTGGCGCTGGGCCGGCGTGCCGTTCTACCTGCGTACCGGTAAGCGCATGCCGCAGAAGCTGTCGCAGATCGTTATCCACTTCAAGGCGCCGCCGCACTACATCTTCGCCCCGGAACAGCGCCAGCTGATCGGCAACAAGCTGATCATCCGCCTGCAGCCGCAGGAGGGCATCTCGCTGCTGGTTATGACCAAGGACCAGGGCCTGGACAAGGGCATGCAGCTGCGCAGCGGCCCGCTGCAGCTGAACTTCTCGGAAACCTACAAGAGCCCGCGTATCCCCGATGCCTACGAGCGCCTGTTGTTGGAAGTGATGAAGGGCAACCAGAACCTCTTCGTGCGCAAGGACGAAATCGAATACGCCTGGAAGTGGTGCGACCAGCTGATCGACGGCTGGCAGCGCGTCGGCGCCCCACCCAAACCTTATGCAGCAGGCAGCTGGGGACCGGCTGCCTCGATTGCCCTGATCAGCCGTGATGGCAGGAGTTGGTATGACGATCTCTAATCTCGATCTGCCCGTGCAGACCCTGGGTTTCAGCCTTGGTGACGCCGAGCAGCTGGCGGGTGAACTGGCGCTAACCGTTAGCAACGCCCTGCGTGGTGCGATCACCGAGCGCGGTGCGGCGACCCTGGTGGTTTCCGGCGGCCGCAGCCCGATCGCCTTCTTCGAGCGCCTGGCGCAGCAGGAACTGGACTGGGCCAAGGTCACCGTCAGCCTCGCCGACGAGCGCTGGGTGCCGGTCAGCCATCCCGACAGCAACGAAGGCCTGCTGCGTCGCCATCTGTTGCAGGGGCCGGCCGCTGCAGCGCGCTTGGTCGGTCTGTACCAGAGCGCGGCGAGCCTCGAACAGGCCGCTGAACGTGCCGATAGCGCATTGGCCGAACTGCCGCCGATCGACGTGTTGGTGCTGGGCATGGGCGAGGACGGCCACACCGCCTCGCTGTTCCCGGACAGCCCGAATCTGCGGCAGGCGCTCGACCCGCGTGGCACGCGGCGTTGCCTTCCGATGCAGGCACCGACTGTGCCGCGCCAGCGTTTGAGCATGAGCCTGTCGCTGCTGGCCAGCGCCCGCCTGACGCTGCTCGCCCTGCACGGTCGCGGCAAGCTGGCCACGCTCAATCAGGCCCTGGCTGGCGAGCCCTACGAAGCGATGCCGATCCGCGCCTTCCTCGCCCGTCCCCTCGAAATCTACTGGTGCCCCTGAGGCCGCAAGGAATTTTCCATGACATCTATCCAAACCAGCGCCGACGCCATGAACGACAAGATCGCCCTGATCGACCAGTGGTGCAGCGCTGCGCGCATCCTGCCGGTGATCACCATCGAGCGTGAGGCGGACATCCTGCCGTTGGCCGATGCTCTGGCCGCCGGTGGCCTGCGCGTGCTGGAAATCACCCTGCGTTCGGCGCTGGGCCTGGGCGCCATTCGCCTGCTGCGCGAGCAGCGCCCGGAGCTGATCGTCGGCGCCGGCACCGTGCTCGACGCCAACATGCTTGAGCAGGCGGAGGCGGCCGGCGCACAGTTCATCGTCTCGCCCGGCAGCACCCCGGCGTTGCTTGAAGCCGCCTTGCAGGGCCCGCTACCGCTGCTGCCAGGCGTCGCCAGTGCTTCGGAAATCATGCTCGGCTACGCGATGGGCTATCGCCGCTTCAAGCTGTTCCCCGCCGAGATCTGTGGCGGCGTGGCAGCGCTGAAGGCGCTGGGCGGGCCGTTCGGTGACATCCGCTTCTGCCCGACCGGTGGCGTCAATGCGCGCAATGCGCGGGATTACCTCAGCCTGGCCAATGTGATGTGCGTTGGCGGCACCTGGATGGTCGACGCCAAGGCCGTGCGTGCCGGCGACTGGGCCGCCATCGAAAGCGCCACGCGCCAGGCCCTGCAGGCGCTGGACAGCGCGCCGGCGGCCGAGCTGCCGCGCGACTTCGACCTGCGCGCCGAGCGTGCCGAACAGCGCGAGCTGTAATCGTCCCATCCCCCCGCGGCGGGCGAAGGCCCGCCGCATCTTCCCCATCTTCTCGCTACCTGGAGGTTGCATGAGCAACGCGCGCCCGCTTTCCGAGCTTTTCCCCCGTCTGGATGAGATTCCCGAGGCCTATCGTCCGGATGCACCGGTTACGCAGCGCGATTATCTGGTCGATGGCGAGCTGATGCACTGGGACGGCCCGCTGGCCGAAGTTCGCAGCCCAGTGTTTCTGCGCGAGGCCGATGGCAGCGAGCATCACGTGGTCCTCGGCAGCACGCCGTTGCTGGATGCCGACGCCGCGTTGCGTGCATTGGACGCCGCTGTCGCCGCCTATGACTACGGTCGCGGTGCCTGGCCGACCATGCGCGTGGCCGAGCGCATCGCCCATGTCGAGAGCTTTCTGGCGCGCATGCGCGAACAGCGCGACGCGGTGGTCAAGCTGCTGATGTGGGAGATTGGCAAGAACCTCAAGGACTCCGAGAAGGAATTCGACCGCACCTGCGACTACATCGTCGACACCATCCATGCTCTGAAGGAGCTGGACCGCAGCTCCAGCCGCTTCGAGCTGGAGCAGGGTACGTTGGGGCAGATCCGTCGGGTACCGATGGGCGTGGCGCTGTGCATGGGGCCGTACAACTACCCACTCAACGAGACCTTCACCACGCTGATCCCGGCGCTGATCATGGGCAACACGGTGGTGTTCAAACCGGCCAAGTTCGGTGTGCTGCTGGTACATCCGCTGCTCGAAGCCTTCCGCGACAGCTTCCCGGACGGCGTCATCAATGTCATCTACGGTCGAGGCCGCGAGACGGTCAGCGCGCTGATGGCCAGCGGCAAGATCGACGTGTTCGCCTTTATCGGCACCCATAAGGGCGCCGCCGATCTGAAGAAACTGCATCCGCGTCCGCACCGCCTGCGCGCCGCGCTGGGGCTGGATGCGAAGAACCCGGGCATCGTTCTGCCGGATGTCGATCTGGACAACGCCGTGGAAGAGGCGGTGACCGGTGCGCTGTCGTTCAACGGTCAGCGCTGCACCGCGCTGAAGATTATCTTCGTGCATGAGGCGGTGCTCGATGGTTTCCTCGAACGCTTCGCTGCGCGGGTCAACGCGCTCAAGCCGGGCATGCCCTGGGAGCCCGGCGTCGCGCTGACGCCGCTGCCCGAGCCGGGCAAGACCGATTATCTGCATGCGGTGCTCGAAGACGCCGTGGCCAAGGGCGCGCGAGTGGTCAATGCCGGCGGCGGCGAGTCGCACCAAACCTTCTTTCATCCGGCGGTGCTGAGCCCGGTTGATTCGTCCATGCGTGTCTATCACGAAGAGCAGTTTGGCCCGCTGGTGCCGGTAGTGCCGTACCGCGACCTGCAGGAAGTGATCGATTACGTCACCGCCTCCGACTACGGCCAGCAGCTGTCGATCTTCGGCAACGATCCGGCGCAGGTCGGCGAGCTGGTGGATGCCTTCGTCAACCAGGTCGGTCGCATCAACATCAATGCCCAGTGCCAGCGCGGGCCGGACAGCTACCCGTTCAATGGTCGCAAGAATTCCGCCGAAGGCACGCTGTCGGTACATGACGCCCTGCGTGTGTTCTCCATCCGCACCCTGGTGGCGACGCGCTTCAACGAGGCCAACAAGCAGCTGGTCGATCGGATCATTCGTGACCGGCAGTCGAGCTTCCTGACCACCGACTACATCTTCTGACGGAGCGCCACAATGGCCGCACCCGTGCTCGCCCAGCCGCTGTTGCTGGGCATGATGCGCCTGCTGGAATACCCCGAGCTGGGCGAACCCCAGGCGCTGCTCGGTTTTATCGAACGCTGTATCGAGCGCGGGCTGAACGGCTTCGACCATGCCGACATCTATGCCGGCGGGCAATGCGAGGCGCACTTCGGCGCGGCCCTGCGTCAGGCACCCGGGTTGCGCCAGCGCCTGCAGATCATCGGCAAGGCCGATATCGTGCCGGCGGAGCAAGACTGTTCGCGCTGGCGGGTCAAGCATTACGACTCCAGTGCTCGCTATCTGCGCCGGGCGGTGGACGACAGCCTGGCGCGACTGGGCGTGGAGCGACTCGATGGTTTCCTGCTGCATCGCCCGGACCCGCTGCTGCAGGTCGACGAGGTGGCCGACACGCTGAACGACCTGATCGCCAGCGGCAAGGTCGGCTGGGTGGGGCTGTCAAACGCCGAGGTGTTGCATTGCCAGGCATTGGCGCAACGCGTGCCGCTGCGCTGCAACCAGATCGAACTCTCGCTGAAGGCCCAGCAAGGGGTATGGGACGGCGGTTTGCATGCCTTGCAGGCCGCGGGTCTGCAGGTGCTGGCCTGGTCGCCGATGGCCGGTGGGCGTTTCGGCGAGCGACTGCGCAGTGCGCTCGAAGAAGTCGCCGCGGATCGGGGCGCAACGGCCAATCAGGTGGCGCTGGCCTGGCTTCGGGAACTGCCCGGCCGCCCGTTGCCGATCCTCGGCAGCCTGCGCTGGAAACGGATCGAGGAGGCGCTGCTGGGCGCTGAATTAGAGCTGGACCGTCCCGCCTGGTTCTACCTGAGCGAAGCGGCCCGCGGGCATGAGGTGGCGTAGGCAGGGGCTCATCTGTCCGCTATCCAAGGTGGAAAATGCTTCGCAGTTTTCCACCCTACGGGGTGGTTCGTAGGGTGGATGACGCTTCACCCATCCACCGCGTGGCATTCGCGATGGGACCGCATCGGCTACATCTTTGATGACCATACCCACGCTCCGGCGCGGACACGGGAGCTGCTGATGGTTCCACGCTGGAGCATGGGACCAACATCGATCTCCGTTCAGCAATCAGTAAACCTGCGATCGACGGGCGCTGCGAGTGGTCCAAAACAGTGCGCGGCTGTGCTAGGGTCGCGTCCGCCGCGGGACGACCCGCTGGCATGTCGAATCGTGCGGGGACGGCCCTGCAGTTGATGGAGTCATCGTCATGCATTCGGCCTGGATCATGTTGACCATTGCCGGCCTCCTGGAAGTGGGTTGGGCCATTGGCCTCAAGGCTTCCGAAGGCTTCACCCGCCCGCTGCCAAGTGTGCTTACCCTGGTGGCCATGGCCGCCAGCTTCTTCCTTCTCGCCCGCGCAATGCAGGTATTGCCGGTGGGTACCGCCTATGCCATTTGGGTCGGAATCGGTGCGCTAGGCACTGTAGCCCTGGGTATTGTCATCTTCGGCGAGAGTGCTTCGACCGCGCGGCTCGTCAGTGTCGTGCTGCTGCTGGCGGGGTTGGTGGGGTTGAAGCTGACGGCCTGACGCGCAGCGCCGTGTCCTGACGCGCGCAAGGCGGTTTGCGCACTCGGCGTTCCTGCAATTGGTGGGCAGAAGCCCACCCTACGGTGCCAGCAGACGTCGTAGGGTGGATGACGCTTTATCCATCCACCGCTTCGATGGCGCAGATGTGCGAATCGTCTCGTTCGTACCGGGCCGGCTGGGAGAGTCGGTCCTCCTGCAATTGGTGGGCTGAAGCCCACCCTACAGTGGTAGCAGGCGATGGTGCGCGCACTTGCCGGTTTTGTTCAGCGAATCTCGATGCGCTCCAGCAGGTACTTCTTCGCTCCGCTATCACCCACTCGCGTGGCTTCGTCGGCCAGGCGCAGGGCGCGTTCCAGGTCCTTCTGCGTCAGTGCGGCATCGATCGCCTGGCGGTAGTAGGCCGAGGTTTCAGGCAGTACTGCCGGTCCCGGCGTGCCGGGCAGTGCGTTGCCCATTTCCTGGCCGATGCTGTAGCCGGGCACGTAGCCCTTGGCCGGGGCATTGGCGTCACGGTCGGGGATCATCACCAGCCTGATCACCCCCACCGGCGAGTGCGGCGCCACTGGATCGGGAATGCTCGGCGGCTCGTTGCCCGCTGCCTTGGCATAGGCCTTGGCCGGGTGCTGCAAAACGGTCTGCCCGGCCATCTGTGCGTCGCTGGTGTAGAGGATCAGGTAGCGCTCGTTGCCAGGGTGTTCAGGCTGGGAGCGGTCGATGCGGATGCGTGCATCCAGGCTGTCGCCTTTCAGCCCGGTGGGCGGCACGTAGGTGAAGTCGTCACCATCCAGCAGTCGGGTCGGGCGCATGCGGCTGTCCAGCAGCATGGCGTTGGGCGCCAGCACGCTGCTGCCGGCCTGGCTGTAGAGACGGATCTCGAACGAGGGACCGCCGGCCGGCAGGCTGAAGGCGCGCAAGAAGCTCTTGCCGGTCTCGAAAGTGTAGGCCGGCGCCTGGGTGTCGATCAGTACGTCGCCAGCGAAACCGGGTTCCAGCGTTTCGAACGGCAACTGGTCAATACCACTGCAGCAGGTTGGCGCGGCAGCCAGCGCGTCACGGGCCTGCTCGACCGGACGTTCCAACGGTTTCGGACTGGTCGTGAGAGCGTCGACCCGGCGCAGCGGCTCACTGCTGCAACCGGCGAGCGCCAGGGCCAATAGCCCGGCGGTAAGGAAGGACAAGCGATGCATGATGGTTCTCCGAACAAAAAATGCCCCGACCTGCCAGCGTCGGGGCAAAGGCACCGTCAGGACGGTGGGAGCGGAAAGGGCGCCGTCGCGGTCGGTCCACGACGGCACTTAAACGTTGCGGCTTACCACCAGGCCTCGGCCTGCACGCCGAAGGTGATGCCGTCGTCGTCACCGGCATCGATGGACTCGCTGGCGGCCTGGTAACGTCCGCCGTCCCATTTGGCGTAGGTGGCGAACACGCGAATCTGCGGGCGCGCCCAGAAGCTGTTGCCCGCCGACCACTGCTGGGCGAGGGTGAGCTTCTTCAGGTCGCGGCTGCGCTCGCCGTCGGCCTGCGGATCAACGCGGTCATAGCCGAACTCCAGCGCGGTGCTCATCACGTCGCTCCACTTGTACACCGGGCGCACACCGAAGCTGGCCCAGGTCTGCCCGGAGTCGTTGTCGAAGTCGCGGTCCTCGTAGATCTGCACGTACATCATCTCGATGTTGTCGGTCAGGCCGACCACGCCCTGGTTGACCAGGCGGAACATCTTGCCGTCGCTGTTACCGGTGTTGTTGCGGCCGCTGCTGCCGATGATGCCGTCGGTGCCGTACTGCAGGGCGAGCTTGTTGTAGCCGCCGAACCAGTTGCTCTGGGTGTGCTCGAGGGTGACCAGATGACCTTTCTGGTCCTGGTAGCCGGGGTCGCGCTCCTGCTCGTCGGTGAGGTTGGCCTTGCCGTAGTCGTAGCCGATCTCCAGCTTGCCGCCCGGGTTGACGTCGATCTCGGCGAGGCGGAAATCGAGGGTGTCGTTCGCCAGGTTGGTGCCAGTGCCCGAACCCTGGTAGACCCAGTCGCCGTCGGTGTTGCGAATCCACGCCACGCTGGCCTTGGCGAAGCCCAGGTCGATGTCTTCGATACCGGCGCCGGGGCCGGAGACGTCCCAGTAGTAGTAGTCGTTGATGTGCACGTCGTGACGCTTGTAGTAGCGCTTGCCGGCCCAGATCGCCGCGCCCGGCAGGCTCGGGATGAGGTTCTTGCCGACCACGTTGAACTGGCGGATGGAGGTGGTGCCGGCCTCGTCGAAGGGATTGTTCTCGCCGCCGTTGGTGTCGGTGCCGGTGGCTTCCCAGTCGTTACCCTGGTCGGAGCGGTAGGCGATCATGCTGTCGACGTAGAAGCTGCGGTTGCCTTCGCTCCACACTTCCTTACCGAGGCCGATCTCGGCGTAGGTTTCGCATTCGTTGCCCAGGCGGTATTTCGCTGGTGCGCCGGCGGCCTGGAAGCAGGCCTGATCGCCGCCACCTGCGGTGGCGCCAACGCCCGAGCGCAGGTAGCCGTGGAAGTCGACCGCCAGGGCCGGAGCGCTGACCAGCAGCGCAGCGAGGATGCAGGCGGGTTTGAAGGCAAAGCTAGGGTGCGCGGTGTGCTTCATGACGAGGTCCTTGTTTTTCTTGTTAATGCCGAATCGATCACGCCGTAGCTGCCTGCCAGGGGCGGCGCAGCTGGGTGGCGAAAGCCTCGGGGATAGGGCCAGGGGCAGCATCCTCCCGGAAGAAGAATTCGCTGGCGCAGAGCGAGGGCGTACGAGGGATGAGAACGGCGTAATCCCTGGGGCGTGGATGAGGCGAGAGGGGCGCAGATGATTGCCAGGGGCCTTCCGCCTGGCCACTACGCCGCCGCAAAGCCCATGGGGGAGGTTGGTGGGGACCACGCGCAGGGGCAGCCTGGGTGTTGCCGGTCGAAGACCCGGCCGGCGTTCATCCTCGTCTGGCGGCCTTGCCGTCGGATACCCGTACAAGCACAAGAACCGGAGTATTGCGATGAGCCACATCCTGCGTGCCGCCGTATTGGCGGCGGTCCTGCTGCCGTTTCCCGCATTGGCCGATCAGGCCGGCAAGAGCCCGGCCGGGGTTCGCTACCACGGCGGCGACGAAATCATCCTCCAGGGCTTCCACTGGAACGTCGTCCGCGAAGCGCCCAACGACTGGTACAACATCCTCCGCCAACAGGCCTCGACCATCGCTGCCGACGGCTTCTCGTCAATCTGGATGCCGGTGCCCTGGCGTGACTTCTCCAGCTGGAGCGAAGGCGGCAAGTCCGGCGGCGGCGAAGGTTACTTCTGGCACGACTTCAACAAGAACGGCCGCTATGGCAGCGATGCCCAGCTGCGCCAGGCCGCCGGGGCGCTGGGTGGTGCCGGGGTGAAGGTGCTCTACGACGTGGTGCCCAACCACATGAACCGCGGCTACCCGAACAAGGAAATCAACCTGCCGGCCGGTCAGGGCTTCTGGCGCAACGACTGCGCCGATCCGGGCAATTATCCCAATGACTGCGACGACGGCGACCGTTTCGTCGGCGGCGATGCAGACCTCAACACCAGCCATCCGCAGGTCTACGGCATGTTCCGCGACGAGTTCGCCAATCTGCGCAGCCAGTACGGCGCCGGCGGTTTTCGCTTCGATTTTGTTCGCGGCTTCGCACCGGAGCGGGTCAACAGCTGGATGACCGACAGTGCCGACAACAGCTTCTGCGTCGGCGAGCTGTGGAAAGGTCCCTCGGAATACCCGAGCTGGGACTGGCGCAACACCGCCAGCTGGCAGCAGATCATCAAGGACTGGTCCGATCGGGCCAAGTGCCCGGTGTTCGACTTCGCCCTCAAGGAGCGCATGCAGAACGGCTCGATCGCCGACTGGAAGAACGGGCTGAATGGCAACCCGAACCCGCGCTGGCGCGAGGTGGCGGTGACCTTTGTCGACAACCACGACACCGGCTACTCGCCTGGGCAGAACGGCGGGCAGCACCACTGGGCGCTGCAGGACGGGCTGATCCGTCAGGCCTACGCCTACATCCTCACCAGCCCCGGCACGCCGGTGGTGTACTGGTCGCACATGTACGACTGGGGCTACGGTGACTTCATCCGCCAGCTGATTCAGGTGCGTCGCGCCGCTGGCGTGCGTGCCGATTCGGCGATCAGCTTCCACAGCGGCTACAGCGGCCTGGTCGCCACCGTCAGCGGAACCCAGCAAACCCTGGTGGTGGCGCTCAACTCCAACCTGAGCAATCCCGGCCAGGTCGCCAGCGGCAGCTTCAGCGAGGCGGTCAATGCCAGCAACGGGCAGGTGCGGGTATGGCGCAGCGGCGCTGGGAGCGGTGGCGATAACGGTGGTGGTGAGCCCGGCGCCTTGGTCAGCGTCAACTTCCGCTGCGACAACGGCGTGACGCAGCCCGGCGATAGCGTCTACGCGGCCGGTAACGTCAGCCAGCTTGGCAACTGGAGCCCAACATCGGCCGTGCGCCTGACCGATACCAGCGGCTACCCGACCTGGAAAGGCAGCATCTCGCTGCCTGCCGGCCAGAACGTGGAATGGAAATGCCTGATCCGCAATGAGGCCAACGCAACGCTGGTGCGGCAGTGGCAGGGCGGGGCGAACAACCGCCTGACGCCCAGCGAAGGCACCAGTACGGTCGGGCGCTTCTAGCCCTAAGAAGCACGAGTACCTGTGGCCCGCCTCGCCTATGTGAGGCGGGTTTTTTGTTGGCGGCACCGTTGTGTTGGGTTCGGCCGTGGTTCCTGGTAGCCGCGTGGCTGT
Encoded here:
- the zwf gene encoding glucose-6-phosphate dehydrogenase, which translates into the protein MTPLSVEPCTLALFGALGDLALRKLFPALYQLDRAGLLPTETRLLALARESGEAASHLAMIEEHLRRHVGERDLDEAVLQRFMARLDYLSMDFRRAEDFAALADKAGNAESIVAFFATPASVYGAICAGLAEAGLAERTRVVLEKPIGHDLESSREVNDAVARFFPEDRTYRIDHYLGKDTVQNLIALRFANSLFETQWNQNHISHVEITVAETVGIEGRWGYFDQAGQLRDMIQNHLLQLLCLIAMDPPSDLSADSIRDEKVKVLKALAPIAPEHLGQQLVRGQYVAGSILGRHVPGYLEEENSNTQSDTETFVALRAEICNWRWAGVPFYLRTGKRMPQKLSQIVIHFKAPPHYIFAPEQRQLIGNKLIIRLQPQEGISLLVMTKDQGLDKGMQLRSGPLQLNFSETYKSPRIPDAYERLLLEVMKGNQNLFVRKDEIEYAWKWCDQLIDGWQRVGAPPKPYAAGSWGPAASIALISRDGRSWYDDL
- the pgl gene encoding 6-phosphogluconolactonase, which gives rise to MTISNLDLPVQTLGFSLGDAEQLAGELALTVSNALRGAITERGAATLVVSGGRSPIAFFERLAQQELDWAKVTVSLADERWVPVSHPDSNEGLLRRHLLQGPAAAARLVGLYQSAASLEQAAERADSALAELPPIDVLVLGMGEDGHTASLFPDSPNLRQALDPRGTRRCLPMQAPTVPRQRLSMSLSLLASARLTLLALHGRGKLATLNQALAGEPYEAMPIRAFLARPLEIYWCP
- a CDS encoding bifunctional 4-hydroxy-2-oxoglutarate aldolase/2-dehydro-3-deoxy-phosphogluconate aldolase; protein product: MTSIQTSADAMNDKIALIDQWCSAARILPVITIEREADILPLADALAAGGLRVLEITLRSALGLGAIRLLREQRPELIVGAGTVLDANMLEQAEAAGAQFIVSPGSTPALLEAALQGPLPLLPGVASASEIMLGYAMGYRRFKLFPAEICGGVAALKALGGPFGDIRFCPTGGVNARNARDYLSLANVMCVGGTWMVDAKAVRAGDWAAIESATRQALQALDSAPAAELPRDFDLRAERAEQREL
- a CDS encoding NADP-dependent glyceraldehyde-3-phosphate dehydrogenase — translated: MSNARPLSELFPRLDEIPEAYRPDAPVTQRDYLVDGELMHWDGPLAEVRSPVFLREADGSEHHVVLGSTPLLDADAALRALDAAVAAYDYGRGAWPTMRVAERIAHVESFLARMREQRDAVVKLLMWEIGKNLKDSEKEFDRTCDYIVDTIHALKELDRSSSRFELEQGTLGQIRRVPMGVALCMGPYNYPLNETFTTLIPALIMGNTVVFKPAKFGVLLVHPLLEAFRDSFPDGVINVIYGRGRETVSALMASGKIDVFAFIGTHKGAADLKKLHPRPHRLRAALGLDAKNPGIVLPDVDLDNAVEEAVTGALSFNGQRCTALKIIFVHEAVLDGFLERFAARVNALKPGMPWEPGVALTPLPEPGKTDYLHAVLEDAVAKGARVVNAGGGESHQTFFHPAVLSPVDSSMRVYHEEQFGPLVPVVPYRDLQEVIDYVTASDYGQQLSIFGNDPAQVGELVDAFVNQVGRININAQCQRGPDSYPFNGRKNSAEGTLSVHDALRVFSIRTLVATRFNEANKQLVDRIIRDRQSSFLTTDYIF
- a CDS encoding aldo/keto reductase is translated as MAAPVLAQPLLLGMMRLLEYPELGEPQALLGFIERCIERGLNGFDHADIYAGGQCEAHFGAALRQAPGLRQRLQIIGKADIVPAEQDCSRWRVKHYDSSARYLRRAVDDSLARLGVERLDGFLLHRPDPLLQVDEVADTLNDLIASGKVGWVGLSNAEVLHCQALAQRVPLRCNQIELSLKAQQGVWDGGLHALQAAGLQVLAWSPMAGGRFGERLRSALEEVAADRGATANQVALAWLRELPGRPLPILGSLRWKRIEEALLGAELELDRPAWFYLSEAARGHEVA
- the sugE gene encoding quaternary ammonium compound efflux SMR transporter SugE; the protein is MHSAWIMLTIAGLLEVGWAIGLKASEGFTRPLPSVLTLVAMAASFFLLARAMQVLPVGTAYAIWVGIGALGTVALGIVIFGESASTARLVSVVLLLAGLVGLKLTA
- a CDS encoding MalM family protein, whose product is MHRLSFLTAGLLALALAGCSSEPLRRVDALTTSPKPLERPVEQARDALAAAPTCCSGIDQLPFETLEPGFAGDVLIDTQAPAYTFETGKSFLRAFSLPAGGPSFEIRLYSQAGSSVLAPNAMLLDSRMRPTRLLDGDDFTYVPPTGLKGDSLDARIRIDRSQPEHPGNERYLILYTSDAQMAGQTVLQHPAKAYAKAAGNEPPSIPDPVAPHSPVGVIRLVMIPDRDANAPAKGYVPGYSIGQEMGNALPGTPGPAVLPETSAYYRQAIDAALTQKDLERALRLADEATRVGDSGAKKYLLERIEIR
- a CDS encoding maltoporin, with protein sequence MKHTAHPSFAFKPACILAALLVSAPALAVDFHGYLRSGVGATAGGGDQACFQAAGAPAKYRLGNECETYAEIGLGKEVWSEGNRSFYVDSMIAYRSDQGNDWEATGTDTNGGENNPFDEAGTTSIRQFNVVGKNLIPSLPGAAIWAGKRYYKRHDVHINDYYYWDVSGPGAGIEDIDLGFAKASVAWIRNTDGDWVYQGSGTGTNLANDTLDFRLAEIDVNPGGKLEIGYDYGKANLTDEQERDPGYQDQKGHLVTLEHTQSNWFGGYNKLALQYGTDGIIGSSGRNNTGNSDGKMFRLVNQGVVGLTDNIEMMYVQIYEDRDFDNDSGQTWASFGVRPVYKWSDVMSTALEFGYDRVDPQADGERSRDLKKLTLAQQWSAGNSFWARPQIRVFATYAKWDGGRYQAASESIDAGDDDGITFGVQAEAWW
- the mta gene encoding glucan 1,4-alpha-maltotetraohydrolase, with amino-acid sequence MSHILRAAVLAAVLLPFPALADQAGKSPAGVRYHGGDEIILQGFHWNVVREAPNDWYNILRQQASTIAADGFSSIWMPVPWRDFSSWSEGGKSGGGEGYFWHDFNKNGRYGSDAQLRQAAGALGGAGVKVLYDVVPNHMNRGYPNKEINLPAGQGFWRNDCADPGNYPNDCDDGDRFVGGDADLNTSHPQVYGMFRDEFANLRSQYGAGGFRFDFVRGFAPERVNSWMTDSADNSFCVGELWKGPSEYPSWDWRNTASWQQIIKDWSDRAKCPVFDFALKERMQNGSIADWKNGLNGNPNPRWREVAVTFVDNHDTGYSPGQNGGQHHWALQDGLIRQAYAYILTSPGTPVVYWSHMYDWGYGDFIRQLIQVRRAAGVRADSAISFHSGYSGLVATVSGTQQTLVVALNSNLSNPGQVASGSFSEAVNASNGQVRVWRSGAGSGGDNGGGEPGALVSVNFRCDNGVTQPGDSVYAAGNVSQLGNWSPTSAVRLTDTSGYPTWKGSISLPAGQNVEWKCLIRNEANATLVRQWQGGANNRLTPSEGTSTVGRF